A window of Formosa sp. Hel1_31_208 contains these coding sequences:
- a CDS encoding endonuclease, which yields MKPLHFSLTILCFLMTFNSFSQEENKEKRFKIHTVAFYNLENLFDTINDTTKLDELSPIMEMNANRDEVYKKKVHNMARVIADIGVDLTGNSPAVIGVCEVENRQVLVDVVNDPLLLARDYGIIHYESPDARGIDVALLYQKQLFRPISHSSHTVKIYDDNTRKRKHTRDQLLVSGELDGDLIHVIVNHWPSRSGGEARSRPKRVAAAKISKFLTDSLQAKDPYAKIFIMGDLNDDPTNDSVKKVMNAKSNREDVELKGIYNPYEVMFREKGFGTTAYRDAWSLFDQIMFTAPLIEKDYSSFRFYKAGIYNKQYLTNKRGRWKGYPLRSFADGGFTDGFSDHFPVYVYLIKQAED from the coding sequence ATGAAACCATTACATTTTTCTCTAACGATACTGTGTTTCTTAATGACATTCAATAGTTTTTCACAAGAGGAAAACAAAGAAAAACGATTTAAGATTCATACGGTTGCATTCTATAATTTAGAGAATTTGTTTGATACTATCAATGATACGACTAAGCTTGATGAGCTTAGTCCAATTATGGAAATGAATGCTAACCGTGATGAAGTCTACAAAAAGAAAGTCCATAATATGGCCAGAGTAATTGCCGACATTGGAGTAGATTTAACTGGCAACTCTCCTGCTGTAATAGGTGTTTGTGAAGTGGAAAACCGTCAGGTTTTGGTAGACGTGGTAAATGACCCACTATTATTAGCCAGAGATTATGGCATCATTCATTATGAATCCCCTGATGCGAGGGGTATTGATGTCGCTTTGCTTTACCAAAAGCAGTTATTTAGACCAATTAGTCATAGTTCTCATACCGTAAAAATATATGATGATAATACGAGAAAACGCAAACATACAAGAGATCAATTATTAGTAAGTGGCGAGTTAGATGGCGATCTTATTCATGTGATTGTTAACCACTGGCCATCCAGAAGTGGAGGAGAGGCTCGGAGTCGACCTAAACGCGTCGCTGCAGCCAAAATAAGTAAGTTTCTTACCGATTCGCTGCAAGCAAAAGATCCTTATGCTAAAATTTTTATTATGGGTGATTTAAATGATGACCCTACTAACGATAGTGTAAAGAAAGTAATGAATGCGAAAAGTAACCGGGAAGATGTAGAACTTAAAGGAATTTATAATCCTTATGAAGTCATGTTTAGAGAAAAAGGATTTGGTACAACTGCTTATAGAGATGCTTGGAGTTTATTTGACCAAATTATGTTTACAGCACCGTTGATTGAGAAAGATTACTCGTCCTTTCGTTTCTACAAGGCTGGAATTTATAACAAACAATACCTTACTAATAAAAGAGGACGATGGAAAGGCTACCCTTTAAGGAGTTTTGCTGATGGTGGATTTACCGATGGATTTAGCGATCACTTTCCAGTCTATGTGTATCTTATTAAACAAGCAGAGGACTAA